A part of Natronorubrum sediminis genomic DNA contains:
- the rnz gene encoding ribonuclease Z gives MPLRVTFLGTAGAIPTTDRNPSSIFVAREGEQLLFDVGEGTQRQLMRFGTGFSISQIFITHLHGDHVFGIPGLLQTMAFNDREESLTIHAPHGTRRKISGLVNALGNRPSFPVHINEVGDGDVAYGSEDYEVRAFATDHDARSVGYALVEDDRKGRFDRERAEELGVPVGSKFSTLHEGDSVELEDGTVVEPEQVVGDPRPGRSIVYTGDTRPTTETIEVADEPDLLIHDATFADDWADRAAKTAHSTARQAAEIANRAGADRLALLHLSSRYAGHTGDHLEQAREVFDGEVFLPDDGDELEIFYPDA, from the coding sequence ATGCCACTGCGTGTGACGTTTCTGGGGACGGCTGGGGCGATTCCGACGACCGACCGCAACCCGAGCAGTATCTTCGTCGCTCGAGAAGGCGAGCAGTTGCTCTTCGACGTCGGAGAGGGAACCCAGCGTCAGTTGATGCGCTTTGGAACTGGCTTCTCGATCTCACAGATATTTATCACGCACCTCCACGGGGACCACGTCTTTGGCATTCCGGGACTGCTCCAGACGATGGCCTTCAACGACCGCGAGGAGTCGCTCACGATCCACGCGCCCCACGGAACCCGTCGCAAAATTTCGGGACTGGTGAACGCGCTCGGAAACCGCCCGTCGTTTCCGGTCCACATCAACGAGGTCGGCGACGGCGACGTTGCCTACGGCAGTGAGGACTACGAGGTGCGAGCGTTCGCCACCGATCACGACGCTCGCTCCGTTGGCTACGCGCTCGTCGAGGACGACCGAAAGGGGCGATTCGACCGCGAGCGTGCCGAAGAACTCGGCGTCCCCGTCGGCTCGAAGTTCTCCACGCTTCACGAGGGCGACTCCGTCGAACTCGAGGACGGGACCGTCGTCGAGCCCGAGCAGGTCGTCGGCGACCCTCGCCCCGGTCGATCGATCGTCTACACGGGCGACACGCGACCGACCACGGAGACGATCGAGGTCGCGGACGAACCAGACCTGTTGATCCACGACGCGACGTTCGCTGACGACTGGGCCGATCGAGCCGCGAAGACGGCTCACTCGACGGCCAGACAGGCGGCCGAAATCGCGAACCGGGCTGGTGCGGACCGCCTCGCACTACTGCACCTCTCCTCGCGTTACGCGGGTCACACCGGTGACCACCTCGAGCAAGCCCGCGAGGTGTTCGACGGTGAGGTGTTTCTTCCAGACGACGGCGACGAACTCGAGATTTTCTATCCGGACGCCTGA
- a CDS encoding DUF460 domain-containing protein has protein sequence MSTRTSALDAVVFGVDIQSGDVRGDAPSYALVVYDGEGVTRDVVTHRKLRRLIDDEEPAIVATDNMYELAADKDQLIHLLGSLPAETKLVQVTGANQPEPLSRVAKRHGIPYGKDPMEEAEASARLAAHNVGHEVSAFTDTTEVKVARGRSTGSGGWSEDRFTRRIHGSVKKRAREVESELEEANLEYDRDVREAYGGFANAVFTVESRPQDIPVSRNRSGDVRVEIERERRDGIEFRPLVKRRDHVLVGIDPGTTTAAAIVSLEGEVLDVWSSRTSDTADVIEWIVERGRPIVVAADVTPMPETVEKFRRSFDAAGWTPTSDLPIDEKQHRTREEPYDDDHQRDAMAAALYAFDAHEDQFERIARKLPPGIDRGEVIARVVAGEESVEAVLTDLSDDDSSDEDATEHEPRELTEEEKRINSLERQVERLDSHVDTLEGRISERDERIEELESKLTLARREERTQVRTDREVSRLERKANRLERERDDAREDVSELEDKVERMKALWKLDHSNFSDVSAKKEGLVPVKVVEKFTKGAIREADEQYGIISGDVVYVRDASGAGKSTATLLAEFEPRVVLKDGGLSEIADEILFDNEIPVGPADDVAMQEVDELAVAREDDVEAVIDDWHERATERELDRKAAMVDQLISEHRAGDNEV, from the coding sequence GTGAGTACGCGAACGAGTGCCCTCGACGCGGTCGTCTTCGGTGTCGATATTCAGAGTGGGGACGTCCGTGGCGACGCCCCATCGTACGCACTCGTCGTCTACGACGGCGAGGGCGTCACTCGAGACGTCGTCACCCATCGCAAACTCCGCAGACTGATCGACGACGAGGAGCCAGCCATCGTTGCGACGGACAACATGTACGAGCTGGCGGCGGACAAGGATCAGCTCATCCACCTCCTCGGCTCGCTGCCTGCCGAAACGAAACTCGTGCAAGTGACGGGGGCCAATCAGCCCGAGCCGCTCTCTCGAGTCGCGAAACGCCACGGCATCCCCTACGGCAAGGACCCCATGGAGGAAGCCGAGGCCTCGGCTCGACTGGCCGCCCACAACGTCGGCCACGAAGTCTCCGCGTTTACGGACACCACTGAGGTCAAGGTCGCTCGCGGTCGCTCGACGGGCAGCGGCGGCTGGAGCGAGGACCGCTTCACCCGCCGCATTCACGGCTCCGTGAAGAAACGAGCCCGCGAGGTCGAATCCGAACTCGAGGAGGCGAACCTCGAGTACGACCGAGACGTCAGAGAGGCCTACGGCGGCTTCGCGAACGCCGTGTTCACCGTCGAGAGCCGTCCCCAGGATATCCCCGTCTCACGAAACAGATCGGGCGACGTTCGCGTCGAAATCGAACGCGAGCGCCGCGACGGGATCGAATTTCGCCCGCTCGTCAAACGTCGGGATCACGTCCTCGTCGGCATCGACCCCGGGACGACGACTGCCGCCGCCATCGTGAGCCTCGAGGGCGAGGTGCTCGACGTCTGGAGTTCGCGAACCAGCGACACGGCCGACGTGATCGAGTGGATCGTCGAACGCGGCCGCCCGATCGTCGTGGCTGCGGACGTGACGCCGATGCCCGAAACGGTCGAGAAATTTCGTCGGAGCTTCGACGCCGCGGGTTGGACGCCGACGAGCGACTTGCCGATCGACGAGAAACAACATCGGACGCGGGAGGAGCCCTACGACGACGATCACCAGCGCGACGCCATGGCCGCCGCGCTCTACGCGTTCGACGCCCACGAGGATCAGTTCGAACGCATCGCCAGAAAGCTCCCGCCGGGAATCGACCGCGGCGAGGTGATCGCCCGCGTCGTCGCCGGCGAGGAGAGCGTCGAAGCCGTCCTCACGGACCTGTCTGACGACGACTCGAGCGACGAGGATGCCACCGAGCACGAGCCGCGAGAACTGACCGAGGAGGAAAAGCGAATCAACTCCCTCGAGCGCCAGGTCGAACGCCTCGACTCACACGTCGACACGCTCGAGGGACGGATTTCCGAGCGCGACGAGCGAATCGAGGAACTCGAGTCGAAGCTGACGCTCGCCCGTCGTGAAGAACGGACGCAGGTTCGAACGGACCGAGAGGTCAGCCGCCTCGAGCGAAAAGCGAACCGGCTGGAACGCGAGCGCGACGACGCCCGCGAGGATGTCTCTGAACTCGAGGACAAAGTCGAGCGAATGAAGGCGCTCTGGAAACTCGATCACTCGAATTTCAGTGACGTCTCGGCGAAAAAGGAGGGACTCGTTCCCGTCAAAGTCGTCGAGAAGTTCACGAAGGGGGCGATTCGCGAGGCTGACGAACAGTACGGCATCATCTCGGGCGACGTCGTCTACGTGCGAGACGCGAGTGGCGCCGGGAAATCGACGGCCACGCTCCTCGCGGAGTTCGAGCCTCGAGTCGTCTTGAAAGACGGCGGCCTCTCGGAGATCGCAGACGAGATTCTCTTCGACAACGAGATTCCGGTCGGTCCGGCGGACGACGTCGCGATGCAGGAAGTCGACGAACTGGCCGTCGCTCGCGAAGACGACGTCGAGGCGGTCATCGACGACTGGCACGAACGAGCGACGGAGCGAGAACTCGATCGTAAGGCGGCGATGGTCGATCAACTCATCAGCGAACACCGAGCCGGCGACAACGAGGTCTGA
- a CDS encoding DUF7470 family protein has translation MLQNLGPLGIAGLVLVLAGIGLIAYVSPLIAIGIALVLGGLGLVVKALVSGLLQSFGMF, from the coding sequence ATGCTGCAGAATCTCGGCCCGTTGGGAATCGCTGGGTTGGTGCTCGTACTCGCCGGAATTGGGCTCATCGCGTACGTGAGTCCGCTAATCGCCATCGGGATCGCGCTCGTTCTCGGGGGGCTCGGACTCGTCGTCAAGGCGCTGGTCTCGGGGCTGCTCCAGAGTTTCGGCATGTTCTAA
- the eif1A gene encoding translation initiation factor eIF-1A produces MASERRTMSDDGEGGRKNLRMPDDDEVFATVTNMLGANRVKVRCADGQERTARIPGKMQKRIWIREDDVVLVEPWDWQDEKGDITWRYEKSEADQLRREGHIQ; encoded by the coding sequence ATCGCCTCCGAAAGGCGAACTATGAGCGACGACGGTGAGGGCGGCCGGAAGAACCTCCGGATGCCGGACGACGACGAGGTCTTCGCGACCGTCACCAACATGCTCGGAGCGAATCGCGTTAAAGTACGCTGTGCAGACGGCCAAGAACGCACTGCACGCATCCCCGGCAAGATGCAAAAACGTATCTGGATTCGCGAGGACGACGTCGTTCTCGTCGAGCCCTGGGATTGGCAAGACGAGAAGGGCGACATCACCTGGCGCTACGAGAAGAGCGAGGCCGACCAGCTCCGACGAGAAGGCCACATTCAATAG
- a CDS encoding S8 family peptidase, producing the protein MQLSRRRVLQGVGAGAAVGVLGTPGSATEPDTDTDSDDDDGSDTERLFVHPETGLLEGIGDLLDVIEAVGGTTLLEYDNFEFVVAEVPAESRSTLLEDRLVSDVEEDDETGIPDEWSPSIPDLLDPGGGSDCSRHPSQQPSWGIERIGADDVEPDGSGVDVGILDTGIQTDHCSVSVAGGENVTTSGTSSDYEDRHGHGTHVAGVAGASDNDVGVVGVAPETDLYAVKVLNDDGEGRYSELVAGIDWCLSNDIELITMSLGGDSSSSTVDQAIEEAHAAGHLLVSAAGNEGNNGDGSCDEATLTYPATHDDVVAVTAMNEDDTLASYSSVGSAIDLLAPGTDVTSTTVDNEYAEASGTSVAAPFVAGVAALCWETREEDGPGPNDSIREILGETAEPVLESCEEGDGLIDARGAVGDDRATDGGEYPVVSSSPIDRVVSTFERVVDLFTGFLEWLGGLFR; encoded by the coding sequence ATGCAACTCAGTCGGCGGCGGGTGCTCCAGGGTGTCGGTGCCGGGGCCGCGGTCGGCGTACTCGGGACGCCCGGATCGGCCACTGAACCCGATACCGATACTGACTCCGACGACGACGATGGGAGCGACACCGAGCGACTGTTCGTCCACCCCGAGACTGGACTGCTCGAGGGAATCGGTGACCTCCTCGACGTCATCGAGGCCGTCGGCGGCACAACGCTCCTCGAGTACGACAACTTCGAGTTCGTCGTCGCGGAGGTGCCGGCCGAGAGCCGTTCGACCCTGCTCGAGGATCGGCTCGTCTCGGACGTCGAGGAGGACGACGAGACGGGGATTCCCGACGAGTGGTCGCCGTCTATTCCGGATCTTCTGGACCCCGGCGGTGGGAGCGACTGTTCGAGACACCCGAGCCAACAGCCGTCGTGGGGCATCGAACGAATCGGTGCCGACGACGTCGAGCCGGACGGGTCTGGCGTCGACGTCGGGATCCTCGACACGGGAATCCAGACGGACCACTGCAGCGTTTCGGTCGCCGGCGGAGAGAACGTCACTACCTCGGGGACCTCGAGTGACTACGAGGACCGTCACGGCCACGGAACTCACGTTGCGGGGGTCGCCGGGGCGTCCGACAACGACGTCGGCGTCGTGGGCGTGGCACCGGAAACCGACCTCTACGCGGTGAAAGTTCTGAACGACGACGGCGAAGGCCGATACAGCGAACTCGTGGCCGGAATCGACTGGTGTCTCTCCAACGATATCGAACTCATCACGATGAGTCTAGGGGGCGACTCCTCGAGTTCGACGGTCGATCAAGCGATCGAAGAGGCGCACGCGGCGGGGCACCTCCTCGTCTCTGCCGCCGGCAACGAGGGCAACAATGGTGACGGCTCCTGTGACGAGGCGACGCTCACCTATCCCGCGACCCACGACGATGTCGTCGCCGTCACCGCGATGAACGAGGACGACACGCTCGCGTCGTACAGTAGCGTCGGCTCGGCAATCGACTTGCTCGCGCCAGGAACTGACGTTACGTCGACCACCGTCGACAACGAGTACGCCGAAGCCAGCGGCACGAGCGTCGCCGCTCCATTCGTCGCCGGCGTCGCCGCGCTCTGCTGGGAGACCCGCGAAGAGGATGGTCCGGGGCCAAACGACTCCATTCGAGAGATTCTCGGCGAGACCGCGGAGCCGGTCCTCGAGTCCTGTGAGGAAGGAGACGGACTGATCGACGCGCGTGGTGCAGTCGGCGACGACCGCGCGACCGACGGCGGTGAGTACCCGGTCGTCTCTTCCTCGCCAATCGATCGCGTCGTCTCGACGTTCGAACGAGTCGTGGACCTGTTTACCGGCTTTCTCGAGTGGCTCGGTGGATTGTTCCGGTAG
- a CDS encoding pyridoxal-phosphate-dependent aminotransferase family protein translates to MTKKSEYTGDYPDKTLYIPGPTEVREDVIDAMCEPMFGHRMDQMTDLYTTIVEDTKEFLGTDNEVVILTGSGTEFMESSILNLVDENVLVTTCGSFSERQANVAERLGKSVDTLEYEWGQAVKPEDVRETLEERDTDYDAVTCVMNESSTGVRNPIEEIGDVLADYPDTYFIVDAVSSLGGDFVDIDEHNIDVIFTSVQKAFAMPPGLAVCVVSDDAYERELESDSASWYGGFQRTLDYYDRKGQTHSTPAIPIMLAYRKQMKYMLSEGHAARDERHREMAEYTREWANEHFAMFPEDGYESQTVACIENTQGIDVAATIDAVDEEYGMVFSNGYGSQLGEETFRIGHMGEHDLESIQELTDAIEDVAGL, encoded by the coding sequence GTGACCAAGAAATCCGAGTACACGGGCGACTATCCCGACAAGACGCTGTATATCCCGGGCCCAACGGAGGTACGCGAAGACGTGATCGACGCCATGTGCGAGCCGATGTTCGGCCACCGCATGGATCAGATGACCGACCTCTACACGACCATCGTCGAGGACACGAAGGAGTTCCTCGGCACCGACAACGAGGTCGTCATCCTCACGGGGTCGGGCACCGAGTTCATGGAGAGTTCGATCCTCAACCTCGTCGACGAAAACGTCCTCGTCACGACCTGTGGCAGTTTCAGCGAACGCCAAGCCAACGTCGCCGAACGCCTCGGCAAATCGGTCGACACCCTCGAGTACGAGTGGGGACAGGCCGTCAAACCCGAAGACGTCCGCGAAACGCTCGAGGAACGCGACACCGACTACGACGCCGTCACCTGCGTGATGAACGAGTCTTCGACAGGCGTCCGAAATCCAATCGAGGAAATCGGTGACGTCCTCGCCGACTATCCGGATACGTACTTCATCGTCGACGCCGTTTCCTCGCTCGGCGGAGACTTCGTCGACATCGACGAGCACAACATCGACGTCATCTTCACCTCGGTCCAGAAGGCCTTCGCGATGCCACCCGGATTAGCGGTCTGCGTCGTCAGCGACGACGCCTACGAACGCGAACTCGAGTCCGACTCGGCCTCGTGGTACGGCGGCTTCCAGCGAACCCTCGACTACTACGACCGAAAGGGCCAGACCCACTCGACGCCCGCGATTCCGATCATGCTCGCCTACCGCAAGCAGATGAAGTACATGCTCTCCGAGGGCCACGCTGCCCGCGACGAGCGCCACCGCGAGATGGCCGAGTACACCCGCGAGTGGGCCAACGAACACTTCGCGATGTTCCCAGAGGACGGCTACGAATCGCAGACGGTCGCCTGCATCGAGAACACGCAAGGGATCGACGTCGCGGCGACCATCGACGCCGTCGACGAGGAGTACGGCATGGTCTTCTCGAACGGCTATGGTTCCCAACTCGGCGAAGAGACGTTCCGCATCGGCCACATGGGCGAACACGACCTCGAGAGCATTCAGGAACTGACCGATGCCATCGAGGACGTTGCTGGATTGTAG
- a CDS encoding plastocyanin/azurin family copper-binding protein, which translates to MARDNAISRRTALKVTGAAAATALVAGCSDDDDNGDDDNGDDDTAEYEAEPDDEIIFFAESDGWEGESPDDIDGEVNPTLILEEGESYTIGWEEGDGSSHNIEIRDDGGSVVDGHQTDEVDEPDGDDQMLEFEATEDMVEYVCAPHDNAMIGTIEVE; encoded by the coding sequence ATGGCACGAGATAACGCAATTTCACGGCGGACAGCACTGAAGGTCACGGGTGCGGCAGCGGCAACCGCACTCGTCGCCGGTTGTTCCGACGATGACGACAACGGCGACGACGACAACGGCGACGATGACACCGCAGAGTACGAAGCAGAGCCTGACGACGAGATCATCTTCTTCGCCGAGAGTGACGGCTGGGAAGGCGAGTCCCCAGACGACATCGATGGCGAAGTCAACCCGACGCTCATCCTCGAGGAAGGCGAATCGTACACCATCGGCTGGGAAGAAGGCGACGGCTCCAGCCACAACATCGAGATTCGCGACGACGGCGGCAGCGTCGTGGACGGCCACCAGACTGACGAGGTCGACGAGCCAGACGGTGACGACCAGATGCTCGAATTCGAAGCCACCGAAGACATGGTCGAGTACGTCTGTGCACCTCACGACAACGCCATGATCGGTACCATCGAAGTCGAATAA
- a CDS encoding DsrE family protein produces the protein MQTVFHLTTDDHDEQQTTLAIAENLTKDDSVEMDDVAVVAQSHGIEPLTADGEGSDTVESMLESGISFKACHNTLELKELSEEDLLEGVETVPSGGGELTRLQHEGYAYIRP, from the coding sequence ATGCAGACGGTGTTTCACCTCACGACCGACGATCACGATGAGCAACAAACGACGCTAGCTATCGCGGAGAACCTCACGAAAGACGACTCCGTCGAGATGGACGACGTCGCAGTCGTCGCCCAGTCCCACGGCATCGAACCGCTGACCGCCGACGGTGAAGGCAGCGACACCGTCGAATCGATGCTCGAGTCCGGCATCTCGTTCAAAGCCTGTCACAACACGCTCGAGTTGAAAGAGCTGTCAGAAGAGGATTTGCTCGAGGGCGTCGAGACGGTTCCCTCCGGCGGCGGCGAACTCACGCGCTTGCAACACGAGGGGTACGCCTACATCCGTCCCTGA
- a CDS encoding O-acetylhomoserine aminocarboxypropyltransferase/cysteine synthase family protein codes for MSDDASDGTVDESDCPERGLGTRSVHAGQTPDSETGAMAPPIYQTTSYVFDDADTAADLYALEAEGYIYSRIANPTVTTLEDRLASLEGGAGAVATASGMAALDSATLVLAEAGDNVVCSTDTYGGTTAYFSKTASRRDIGTKFVPTLEYDAYAEAIDENTAFVHVETIGNPSLVTPDFERVADIAHDHGVPLVVDNTFATPALCRPLEHGADIVWESTTKWLHGSGTTVGGVLVDGGTFPWGEHGYDEIAGENHAYHDVDFSRDFPDAPFAETVRFRSLRSLGNQQSPFDAWQTLQGLESMPLRVEKHCENAAIVAEYLAEHEDVAWVTHPGLEDHPTHDNARTYLNDFGGMVAFGLESGFEGGKTFCEEVEVAQFLANIGDAKTLVIHPASTTHGQLTPEERADAGVTEDLVRMSVGIENPEDILDDLEQAIDAATRAQSTQTDATGGD; via the coding sequence ATGAGCGACGACGCGAGCGACGGGACCGTCGACGAATCGGACTGTCCCGAGCGCGGTCTCGGGACGCGGAGCGTACACGCCGGACAGACCCCCGACTCCGAGACGGGTGCGATGGCACCACCGATCTACCAGACGACCTCTTACGTCTTCGACGACGCCGATACCGCGGCCGATCTCTACGCCCTCGAGGCCGAGGGCTACATCTACTCGCGGATCGCCAACCCGACCGTGACCACGCTCGAGGACCGACTCGCTTCCCTCGAGGGTGGCGCGGGCGCGGTCGCGACGGCGAGTGGGATGGCCGCGCTCGATTCGGCGACGCTCGTCCTCGCCGAGGCGGGTGACAACGTGGTCTGTTCGACCGACACGTACGGTGGAACGACGGCGTACTTCTCGAAGACGGCCTCTCGCCGGGACATCGGGACGAAATTCGTTCCGACGCTCGAGTACGACGCCTACGCCGAGGCTATCGACGAGAACACCGCGTTCGTCCACGTCGAGACCATCGGCAACCCCTCCCTCGTCACGCCCGACTTCGAGCGCGTCGCCGATATCGCCCACGACCACGGCGTTCCACTCGTCGTGGACAACACGTTCGCGACGCCGGCGCTCTGTCGCCCGCTCGAGCACGGCGCGGATATCGTCTGGGAGTCGACCACGAAGTGGCTCCACGGCTCGGGCACGACCGTCGGCGGCGTGCTCGTCGACGGCGGCACGTTCCCGTGGGGCGAACACGGATACGACGAAATCGCGGGCGAGAATCACGCCTACCACGACGTGGACTTTTCGCGAGACTTTCCTGACGCCCCCTTCGCCGAGACGGTTCGCTTTCGCTCGCTGCGAAGTCTGGGCAACCAGCAGTCACCCTTCGACGCCTGGCAGACCCTGCAGGGACTCGAGTCGATGCCCCTTCGCGTCGAGAAACACTGCGAGAACGCCGCCATCGTCGCGGAGTACCTCGCGGAACACGAGGACGTCGCCTGGGTGACCCACCCCGGACTCGAGGACCATCCGACGCACGACAACGCTCGGACGTATCTGAACGACTTCGGCGGCATGGTCGCATTCGGACTCGAGAGCGGTTTCGAGGGCGGGAAGACCTTCTGCGAGGAAGTCGAGGTCGCGCAGTTCCTCGCGAACATCGGCGACGCGAAGACGCTCGTGATCCACCCCGCGAGCACGACACACGGTCAACTGACGCCCGAAGAACGCGCGGATGCGGGTGTGACGGAGGACCTCGTCCGGATGTCCGTCGGAATCGAGAATCCCGAGGACATCTTAGACGACCTCGAGCAGGCAATCGACGCAGCGACACGTGCCCAATCCACCCAGACGGACGCGACGGGAGGTGACTGA
- the metX gene encoding homoserine O-acetyltransferase MetX yields MTTKNTIDLGEFQFLSGESIPSLEVAYETYGEFDGDNAVLVCHALTGSSHVARRPDAGDETAGQARAWWGDVVGPGKAIDTTEYYVVCANAPGSCYGTTGPSSENPETGEPYGTDFPPVTVGDWTRAQRTLLDELGVGRLHAVVGGSVGGMNVLDWLRRFPDDVDRAGAVATAARLDPQCLALDTVARRAITADPNWNGGHYYDGPDPEEGLARARQIGHIMYLSKASMARKFGRRSAGRETVREEPPDPAAAFFPYREVESYLDYQAEKFTDRFDANSYLYMTRAMDDFDLSAGYESDADALAAFEGELLALSFTGDWHFTVEQSEALADACREAGVDVAHHVVESDHGHDAFLVEPEKVGPPLSELLEEGISGRTITDTDSSPDETDSFAPVHTSLFSE; encoded by the coding sequence ATGACGACCAAGAACACGATCGATCTCGGCGAGTTTCAGTTCCTGTCGGGAGAGTCGATTCCGTCGCTCGAGGTGGCCTACGAGACCTACGGCGAGTTCGACGGTGACAACGCCGTCTTGGTTTGTCACGCGCTCACGGGGAGTTCACACGTCGCCAGACGGCCCGATGCGGGCGACGAGACGGCCGGACAGGCTCGCGCCTGGTGGGGCGACGTCGTCGGGCCCGGAAAAGCCATCGACACCACCGAGTACTACGTCGTCTGTGCGAACGCGCCGGGGTCGTGCTACGGAACGACGGGACCCTCGAGTGAGAATCCCGAGACGGGCGAACCGTATGGCACCGACTTCCCGCCGGTGACGGTCGGGGACTGGACGCGCGCACAGCGGACCCTCCTCGACGAACTCGGCGTTGGCCGCCTCCACGCCGTCGTCGGCGGCAGCGTCGGCGGCATGAACGTCCTCGACTGGCTGCGACGGTTCCCCGACGATGTCGACCGAGCGGGTGCCGTCGCCACCGCCGCCCGCCTCGATCCGCAGTGTCTCGCGCTCGACACCGTCGCGCGGCGGGCGATCACTGCGGACCCGAACTGGAACGGCGGGCACTATTACGACGGCCCGGACCCCGAAGAGGGACTGGCTCGAGCGCGCCAGATCGGTCACATCATGTACCTCTCGAAGGCCTCGATGGCTCGCAAGTTCGGGAGGCGGTCGGCAGGCCGGGAAACGGTCCGCGAGGAGCCGCCGGATCCCGCGGCTGCCTTCTTCCCGTACCGGGAGGTCGAGTCCTACCTCGACTATCAAGCCGAGAAGTTCACCGATCGATTCGACGCGAACAGCTACCTCTACATGACGCGCGCGATGGACGACTTCGACCTCTCGGCGGGCTACGAGTCCGACGCGGACGCCCTTGCGGCGTTCGAGGGCGAACTGCTGGCGCTCTCGTTCACCGGCGATTGGCACTTCACCGTCGAGCAATCCGAGGCGCTCGCGGACGCCTGTCGCGAGGCCGGCGTCGACGTGGCCCACCACGTCGTCGAATCCGACCACGGCCACGACGCCTTCCTCGTCGAACCCGAAAAAGTCGGGCCGCCGCTCTCGGAACTGCTCGAGGAGGGAATTTCGGGACGGACGATCACCGATACCGACTCCTCGCCCGATGAGACCGACTCGTTCGCGCCGGTGCACACGAGTTTGTTTTCAGAGTGA
- the serB gene encoding phosphoserine phosphatase SerB: MTVVAFDFDGTLSDSEMTVLLGDRCGVADDMAEITERAMNDEIGYAESLRKRAALLEGLAKADVTAAFDEVELRPGAADLIEELNDAGVTTAILTGGFERGVAAALEAEDVTVDHIVSNRLPMADDGEQPGALTGDVEGPLIEGTKDDALEDLAADVGVDLAETVAVGDGANDLPMLEVAGLAIGFEPKPAVEPHCDVVVSTMAEAREVLVDENVLTAY, from the coding sequence ATGACAGTCGTCGCCTTCGACTTCGACGGAACGCTCTCCGATTCGGAAATGACCGTACTGCTCGGCGATCGCTGTGGGGTCGCCGACGATATGGCCGAGATCACCGAACGGGCGATGAACGACGAGATTGGCTACGCCGAAAGCCTCCGGAAACGAGCCGCCTTACTCGAGGGGCTGGCGAAAGCCGACGTTACCGCCGCCTTCGACGAGGTCGAACTCCGCCCCGGCGCAGCGGACCTCATCGAGGAACTCAACGACGCGGGCGTGACGACCGCAATCCTCACCGGTGGCTTCGAACGCGGCGTCGCGGCTGCACTCGAGGCCGAGGACGTCACCGTCGATCACATCGTCTCGAATCGGCTGCCGATGGCCGACGACGGCGAACAGCCGGGAGCACTCACAGGAGACGTCGAAGGGCCGCTCATCGAGGGCACGAAAGACGACGCGCTCGAGGACCTTGCCGCCGATGTCGGTGTCGACCTCGCGGAGACCGTCGCGGTCGGCGACGGCGCGAACGATCTGCCGATGCTCGAGGTCGCCGGTCTCGCCATCGGCTTCGAGCCAAAGCCAGCCGTCGAACCACACTGTGACGTCGTCGTTTCGACGATGGCGGAGGCGCGAGAGGTCCTCGTCGACGAGAACGTGCTGACGGCGTACTGA
- a CDS encoding calcium-binding protein → MSNQDQTGDSRRSFMAKSALATGALALGTAGFGTATVGAQESDRVAVFANNYYPGADFSVIAVLETSTTVNILQDDDETVDEISQPDEWGGHIIRYDIGEEAGITTFLFADGQQLSAGDTGTISEDASMLSPDLNLLSTSLDDAAEPDDDVDDDDDLEDDDLDDDDLDDDDDFEDDVDDDDDFDNDVDDENDDDVIGNGGN, encoded by the coding sequence ATGAGCAACCAAGATCAAACTGGCGACTCGAGACGGTCGTTCATGGCCAAGAGTGCCCTCGCAACGGGTGCGCTTGCGCTCGGAACGGCCGGATTTGGCACCGCCACCGTGGGCGCACAGGAGTCGGATCGAGTAGCCGTCTTCGCGAACAACTACTATCCCGGCGCGGACTTCAGCGTCATCGCGGTACTCGAAACGAGTACGACGGTCAACATCCTCCAAGACGACGACGAGACCGTCGACGAGATCAGCCAGCCCGACGAGTGGGGCGGCCACATCATCCGTTACGATATCGGAGAAGAAGCGGGAATTACGACGTTCCTGTTCGCCGACGGTCAGCAGCTGAGCGCCGGTGACACCGGGACGATCAGCGAAGACGCTTCGATGTTGAGTCCGGATCTCAACCTCCTCAGCACGTCCCTGGACGACGCTGCGGAGCCAGACGACGATGTCGACGATGATGACGACCTCGAGGACGATGACCTGGACGATGACGATCTGGATGATGACGACGACTTCGAGGATGACGTCGACGATGACGACGACTTCGATAACGACGTCGACGACGAAAACGACGACGACGTAATCGGAAACGGAGGGAACTAA